Below is a genomic region from Equus caballus isolate H_3958 breed thoroughbred chromosome X, TB-T2T, whole genome shotgun sequence.
ATGACCATTTTATTGACTAATGATGTCCATACTGGATAGTTGAAGGAATTTAAGGAGTAAATGTAAAATTAGTCTATGTTACTACTATGACAATcagattttacaaatatttgggTGAGAGTTTAAAAACATTACACTACTGCTAGTGTGGATcaaacatttgtttcatttttatgtccTTGTTTTTGGCAGTACTTCACAGCAGGGCTCTTAGGCTCTCAATTTGATCAGAGACCTTGAAAGCAGGAGTGAAAATCAGGCTAGGCCTGAAGCCTACAGCTATCATGAGAATTGTCATGACAAACTTCAAGGGCATCAGCTTATTTTTGAGATAATGTGGGGGTGAAGGGTACACAAAAAGTTTCAAAAGATGTCTGCTATATAGGGCTCCACATGGAACACACTGTCGACTGTAAGAATAGTCCCTGAAGTGTCATGGATCATTGTGGGCCTGTTCCAATCCCAATATGAATCATTGAGGAAATCCTAAGGTTCCTCCTAAAgtcattttatttccaaagtgGAGTtatctcacatacacacacaaatacacagaaagttgaaaaagaaaaacatttttcaattttaaatagaTGGTTAAAGAAAACCTAGACTATTTTCATGTttcaatataaaaagatataactcaCTCAGAAATGCTCATCGTTATTCTAACTAATATTTTCAGAGACAtgacaaaagaaaattagaggaagTTCAGAAGCCAGCTCATATATGGATAAGGCATTCTTTAGGAAAGATTTTCCAAAGACCATCTATTTACTCAACTTTCAGGAGACAGCCTCCATTCAGCCATCCTTATACTCCTAAAACCCATTCTGAAAAGGCAGAATATAAAAAGTACAAAGACGTCAAAAAAGGAATAACTTTGAAGAAAGGTTCCAAGAAAAATATAGGCCCACATGAAACAACTCTAGAAtccaagaaaacagcaaaagagaaacataaaagaggaaataaagtagGTAAAACTCCAATAAAATCATCACATGAAAGTGAACTATATGAGAAGTCAAAATCCAAATCAGAAACAAACTCAGACTCCAAAGATTCTGAGGCAGTCTCAATGACAGATccaaaaaaagataagagagatTCAAAGAATTCCAAGGAGACTGACGTTGAATCCGTACGTACAAAGAAGGATTCTAAGAGCACAAAGAACAATTCTGATGCCAAATCAGAGACTTGCTCAAAAGATAGTTCAAATGTAGATTTAATGATGCACTTAGAGGAATCTGGTGCTGAATCCATGGAATTTGATATGTGGTTAAAGAATTACTCACAGAATAATTCAAAGAAGCCTCCGAAGGACTCAAAGAAAGATGCAAAGAAGAGCTCTGATGCTGAATCTGCAGATTCAAAAGATgcaaagaaagataagaaaggtgcaaagaaagacaagaaggatGCAAAGAAGGACACAGAGTCTACTGATGCAGAATCTGCAGAATCAAAGGATGCAAAGAAAGATTCAAAGACCAagaaagatgcaaagaaagctGACAAGAAAAAGGATGACAAGAAGAAAGATGCAGAGTCTACTGACGCGGAATCTGTAGACTCAAAGGATGCAAAGAAAGATTCAAAGAAGGATAagaaagattcaaagaaaaaggatgaaaagaaggaTTCAGCGTCTACTGATGCTGGATCTGAGTCTGAATCAGAGTCAAAGAAGGgtaagaaagatgaaaagaaggaTAAGAAAGGTTTAAAGAAAGACGACAAGAAAAAAGATGCAAAGAAGGATACAGCATCTACTGATGCTGATTCTGAGTCTGAAACGGAtccaaaaaaggataaaaaagatgaaaagaaggatAAGAAAGATTCAAAGAAAGCTTCAAAGAAAGATGACAAAAAGAAGTCTGCAGTGAAGGCTGAAGAGTCTACCGAAACTGAATCTGATTGGGAGTCAAATAAGGGTAAAACTGATTCAAAGAAGGCTAAGAAAGATTCAAAGACAGATGCCAAACAGCAGGCTGAAAAGAAGGACATAGTGTCTACTGATGCTGAATTTGATGAGTCTTCCAAGAAAGACCCAAAGAAGCCCAAAACATCCAAAAGTTCAGATGCTGAATCTGAAGAGTCACTAGGTAAACCCTGGGCTAAAAAGAGAGGAGCTGATGAGTCAGATGCcacatctacagattcaaagaaGGAAGCACCGAAACTAAAGAGAGGTTTAAGACTTTCATCCAGAAAGACTACattcaaagaaaaaggaaaaaaaccaaggGTGGGTGGAATTCCTGTGTTAAGAGAAAGACCACCACTACCTCCTTGTGAGCCTTTCCTACCATCACCTAAGGTCAAACGTCTCTGTCGGTGCAAGATGCCACCTCCCCCTCCAAAACCAAGATATGCTCCTTTGGTATGTTTACTTCTGTTTTACTTTTAGAgaaaatttggtttaaaaatgaaagatattttgaagttttgcatttatgttttctCTAAGGAATAGTTCTCTTTTACTGGAATATTGACAAGTTTGGAACTTGCAGGCAAGAAATATGAAGAGTACTTCAAAATGACTCAAAAGAGTTGCAAAGCAAAtgtcaaaaagttaagaataaatttagactggagcagagagaactggcttatgatttaagaaaacatttaaaattatttgtaaagagAGTCATATTACAAAAATGATTAactgttttatatttaaagaacaaaaatgaaaattaactaaAACTTCTACAGGGCAGATTTAAGTGAGATATAATGACATTTCCTAGAAAGTTACTGAATATAGTAAAATCTCAATCAAAAAACACACATAGCAGGGTAGAAATATAACATCCCAGGATTCAGATATACAAAATCTATATTATTTAATACATATCAAAACTAAACTTTACTATGAGCTGTCATTCTTAGTGATAATCAGGAAAAAAGTTAACTTACCAGAAGTAACGAGACTCTCTATGATCTTTGGTTGAGGTGTAATTCATTTGCATGGTTTCTGGGTATCAGCCTGTGTTTCCTCTACTTTCACACAGTGTTCATTGTTTATTCTCAGTGTGATAGGGCTGATGCCCTCTGTCCTGCTAAACTCAGAACATCTTTAGATATGTCTGGGTTCTGACCTTGAGcttctcattttaattaatttcctccctgccttcctccttttcctccctgtcctattcttcttcttcttctctctcaaaGGGCTCCTATTTCCTCTTCTAGTCTGGTGAGGATCTCCAATTACCTTGTATTCCAAGTTTTTTCTATCCTTGGTTTATAGTAAAACTTCAGGTATAGACCTCCATtagctcttcatttattttcctttttttttttggaatttagaaatcccttttctctctcaaaaaaagcCTGAATTTCAAGTCCATTTTTCTCCTAGTGGACTCAAAAAGTCAGCTTCTCAAAGCTGATTAAGGACTCCCTTGTGTGAGGGTCAGTCTTAGAGGTTGAGTCAATGGGTAACAACTAGGGCAACAAGATTTACAAGGAATGAAAATACATTGGTGGATAATTTCtaaggtagaaaaaaaaagaaccctcaaATAGCTGGATTCTTTTCCACAAGcagtttttatgaaaaatagctaaaataCAGGAAAACAAGTTGGGGCCAAGGattaattttaattgtaaaaaacAACTTTCAAGATATGTTCTGTGCTTGTATGCATTCACACCAAGTCCCTTTAATAAATTTCCATACGCATAACTACTATCCAGTCAGGCCCTTCCATCCCTACCACTTGACTAAAACTGCTCTTTTCAAGATTACCAAGTAGCTTCTTGTGGTCACATCCGCTGGTCTCTCCTATCTCTTCAGCTTATTTTACAATTCAACAGCATTTAAACTAGCTTCTTCCTCTTTCTAAAAACACTTACTTTACTTGGCTTCTATGACTCTATGCTCTCCTGTTTTTTTCCTACTTACTGGTAACTTTTCACCACCTTTATTGCATTCTCCTCGTCCTCACATTTATTGTCAGAATGACCAAAGACTTGGTCCCGGACCTTCTCTATTTACAGTTCTCCCTTGGTGAGTTCACCCAATCCAGTGGCTTTAGAAACCATCTATTTATTGATCACTCCAAAATTAATATATCCAGCTCTGTTCTTTCCATTGAGTTCCCAATTCTTATATCTAACTAGCTACTTGAACTTTTCAGTGTAGGTTCTactaggcatctcaaacttaacatatcTCAACAATACTCTAAACCCATCCCAAAATTTATTCCTCTCCTGTCTTCTCTATCTTAGTAAATagcaccaccatccacccatttGATCTTTTAAAACCTGCATATCATCTATgattcctcttttttcctcattcCCCACATGTAATCAATCAGTAAGACTTGTCTACCttacctccaaaatatattctgaatcaacccacttctctccatctcaatCACTACTACCTTATGGTCTCAATCACCTTCATCTTTCCTGGAATACTGTAAGAGTTCCTAACTAGTCTTTCTATCTATTTTCCCCTGCTTAAAACACTCTAGTCATTTTCcattatattcaaaataaaactcaaatttcTTACCCTGACTTTTAATGCCTACATTATCTAGCCCTTATCTATTTTCCACCCTCATCTTATatcacttttttcccttttttatgaTCTAGCTGAACTgccattctttttgtttctcatatacAACAAGATTGTTTTCTTGCCAACACTTTGCATATGCTGCTCCATTTACTgggaatgctcttccccagatCATTGGATGACTAGTCTCTCTCATCATTTAGTTTTTCAGTTTAAATGTTCTCTCTTTAGAGAAACCTTTCTTGATTACTTTATCCAATGTTATCCTCTCCCGTAACAACTGTCTAGTCGCTCTCCTAACCCTGaatcctactttatttttctttgcagaatgtatctaaaattttatacttattcattttttaattattttcaccaTTAAAATTCAGACTCCATGCAGGCAGTGAGCCTTATCTGTTTTTAAATTCCTGTATCCACAATTCCTCAAGCAGCACCTAGCTACATTTGGTCGGTTAAGAATTTGGTCTCTCTAAAGACCTGCAGATCATTTCAAACTAATAGACTTTCTGATATATGTTTTTTCCAAGCATTTCTACTCCAGCAATATCagactataaagaaaaaacagcaagGCATGTTGGAAAGTGGGGAAATCACAAAAGTTCACCTTACATTCTAAGTGGATGTCTGAAAAGGATACATATGTATCCTTCACATTTGTGTGGGGGAATTTATGAGCAGACTATGTTAATGCATCATAGATGTTTTTTAGCATGGGCTTGAAAAACCGTGTCCTTATCCCTTACTCCCCCACCAGAGTCCTATTGATTCTCACAAAAGCATACAAATAGGGCTAGGGCCATGTTTCAGGTTCTGCTCTATTTACATTCGTGGGTTAAAAGAATTCATGTCTGAAATTTGGTTTGTAAGCTTTACATGATTCTCAACCATGGATAAAGAATTCTTTATACTCCACTTATTGAGGTAGAAAACCAGAGTGTtagaatgttttgttttccattctaattttttttcttttcctttttttagatataattgacatatgacattatgttagtttcagatgtacaaatattcaatatttgtatatatttagaaatgatcaccacaataagtctagttgacatccatcaccatacatagttacaaagttatttcttgtgatgaaaaattaagatctactctcttagaaactttcaaatatacaatacagtattactaactattGTCACCTTGCTGTAGGTAACAtctctgtgacttatttattttatagctggaagtttgtacattttaaCCCCTTTCACCCATCTCACTCACTCTCCACCCTTCCCACATCTGACAACCAACAATTTGTTCTCTATATCCATTAGctcattttcattgttgtttttttctggttttattttattttccatgaatAAGagagataatacagtatttggtttttttctgtctgatttatttcacttagcatgagaTCCTCAAgtaccatccatgttgttgcaaatatcaagatttctttcttttttatggctgaataacattcctctgtgtgtgtgtgtgtgtgtatgtgtgtgtgtgtataatgttttctttatccgttcatccatcgatggatacttaggttgtttccatatcttggctattgtaaataatgctgcaatgaacatggggtgcatatgtctttttgagttactgttttcattttctttagataagtatccagaagtggaattgctggatcatatggtagttctatttttaattttttgaggaaatttcaTACTGTTTTTTCACAGGCTGCACCAAAttatatttccaccaacagtgcacgaagtttcccttttctccacatcttcaccaacacttggtatttcttgtctttttgataatagttctaagaggtgtgaggtgataactcattgtggttttgattttcatttccctgatgattggtgatgttgagcacctttttatgtacctattggccagctgtatgtcttctttggaaaaatgtctattcagatcctctgcccatttattaatcggattggtttttttttttttttttgctattgagttgtatgagttctttatatattttagatattaactccttatcagatataagagattttgatttgcaaatattttctcccattctgtatgcttcctttccattttgttgatggtttcctttgctgtgcagaagattttaagCTTGATGTATTcatgcttgtttatttttgcttttgttgccttagCTTtcggtgtcatatccaaaaaatcatcaccaagactaaTGTCACGGAGTTTagcacctatgttttcttctaggagctttttggtttcaagtcttacattcaaatctttgatccattttgagttaattttcatgtattttgtgtaagaaagtggtccagtttcattcttttgcatgtgattgtccaattttttcaacaccatttattgaagagactgtttttttctcattgtatatttttggctccTCTGCTGtgaattaattgaccatatatgcatgagtttatttctgagttctctattctgtttcatcgatctatgtgtctgtttttctgccagtactgcactgttttgattactgtagctttgtaatatagtttgaaatcaaggagcatgatgcctccagctttgctcttctttgtggagtttgctttggctattcaggttcTTTTATGCTTCCattcaaattttagaattgttgttctatttttgtggaaaatgccattggaatttttaaaggattgcattgaatttgtagattgctttgggtagtatggaaattttaataaTACTAATTCTTTCAACCCATGACcacagactatctttccatttatttgtgtcttcttcaatttctttagtcagagtcctatagttttcagtgtgcaggtctttcacctccatgGTCAaatgtattcctaggtattttattcctttttatacaattgtaaatggaatcattttcttaatttctcattcagataattcattattagtgtatggaaatgcaacagatttttgtatattgattttgtatcctgccactttactgaatttgtttattagttccaacagttttttagtggaatctagGGTCTTCTATATATGATATCATGTCTTCtccaaatagtgacagttttactttttcctttctaatttggatggcttttatttattagtcttgcctaattgttctggctaggatttccaatattatgttgaatggaagtggtgatagtgggcatttTTGTCTTGtctctgatcttagaggaaaagtgttcagcttttcaccattgagtatgatgttagatgtgggcttgtcatatatggcctttattaaaTTGTTTCATTTCCTATATACGCAaacttttgaaagattttatcGTAAAGAGATGTTGAATTTAGTGAAATGCTTAGTTTTATCTATTGAAATGAgttttatccttctttttcttaatatcatATATCaaattgacttgtggatgttgaaccatgcttgcatccctagaataaatcctaTTTGATCAAGATGAATgatcctttatttcttcttcttttttttgaagaagattagccctgagctaactactgccaatcctcctcttttcactgaggaagactggccctgagctaacatctgtgcccatcttcctctactttatacatgggacgcctaccacagcatggcttgccaagca
It encodes:
- the CYLC1 gene encoding cylicin-1 codes for the protein MSLLRLCLGELINEDIQTWNSLCRQEVNMRTYDNFIPINESSRQLWNQEYFTLTFPKPPQPGRKKISRPSKLQATVPRHDKRKLEEVQKPAHIWIRHSLGKIFQRPSIYSTFRRQPPFSHPYTPKTHSEKAEYKKYKDVKKGITLKKGSKKNIGPHETTLESKKTAKEKHKRGNKVGKTPIKSSHESELYEKSKSKSETNSDSKDSEAVSMTDPKKDKRDSKNSKETDVESVRTKKDSKSTKNNSDAKSETCSKDSSNVDLMMHLEESGAESMEFDMWLKNYSQNNSKKPPKDSKKDAKKSSDAESADSKDAKKDKKGAKKDKKDAKKDTESTDAESAESKDAKKDSKTKKDAKKADKKKDDKKKDAESTDAESVDSKDAKKDSKKDKKDSKKKDEKKDSASTDAGSESESESKKGKKDEKKDKKGLKKDDKKKDAKKDTASTDADSESETDPKKDKKDEKKDKKDSKKASKKDDKKKSAVKAEESTETESDWESNKGKTDSKKAKKDSKTDAKQQAEKKDIVSTDAEFDESSKKDPKKPKTSKSSDAESEESLGKPWAKKRGADESDATSTDSKKEAPKLKRGLRLSSRKTTFKEKGKKPRVGGIPVLRERPPLPPCEPFLPSPKVKRLCRCKMPPPPPKPRYAPLPEAKWIHKLL